The following proteins come from a genomic window of Candidatus Tanganyikabacteria bacterium:
- a CDS encoding phosphatidylserine/phosphatidylglycerophosphate/cardiolipin synthase family protein produces MRVSSQPAAVRTANASNGVPAAPTRGAPRAASPDAPARPAGDAVGISPVVASGDLFVDLADVDGVVSPSRDDLQGQVRADVAIDREFLLSRLRAAVRSDDDKTITRIAFDAKKVAYLIEGHVKIAGFRGPSFSISMTADAAGRLVIDGSSWLGWLLRLVGLPTVADRLAQALQGSGAPIHVLREGERLVVAGIQDLPVPLGSEQTRLTLTDYTPEPGRSGPFKIDPDGRILVSLAGAVKGELRRTGTGRPGGQPDRAALQVQFVMRADRSVTTNVTGSATLGITQTQLDGLMGPRGEILHPLLKSGSARIADLRIDGNYTEAGNWDATVTGRARIETPQGLRVDAPFESRLAGGGEALGVIAGPVDYRDPYNGQQRIDRVSLRRGPEGIALDVSQAQPPPLAVGYQANRLGLLLGGDRYFTELLRLVAAAREGIMIESLGFSAEERPTQLLEALLQRAGGLGPGGYDGKGLAVRLLVDPTIGGNFPGAVLATLEGSGTEPWARRWVEDVRAGKGRYAAIPPGRREEFLTRVRANLRVQEHPGGLARADHRKVVVVDGLLGVTGGINIGQGHLSTVQDVMVPVIGPAVRDMAEAFLATWEEDGGAVSAADRAIFVKPAATSAAEGGARFGNLVASAPAQSRVLLTDDRRQDIETAYLEAIGNARRTLELEQQYITDDRVVAALEQAVRRGVAVTIVVPEDRSDEFGRATDLAMLRLLQASSEPGAAAVDLRYYQTRGEWRYYVHSKVLVADGERTLVGSANLEQRAMRGLAWTGAGRLLWNKELDLDVADGSFAQQVGRDLFGKDTARAESRDIWEQIAARRLEGERAEQLARLGAAGSAQQEDSLASELQARYRAETNDLLAAIGDGPARRALQGTLADTDRLWAAQWSQTARMANAVREAARGYRRDPAGSEQKLRELGEQMRLRIAAGLPAGRGSDAEQHLAGAPLDALLARLRADPDGAADQVGAVTGTWALATAHLALVRLEGAQGAAYRAGGYRQFQAVARQALRPDEREAQVTEALAKLL; encoded by the coding sequence GTGAGGGTCTCGTCGCAACCAGCCGCGGTGCGCACCGCCAATGCGAGCAACGGCGTCCCGGCCGCTCCTACCCGGGGCGCGCCGCGGGCAGCTTCCCCCGACGCCCCGGCCCGGCCCGCCGGGGACGCCGTCGGCATATCGCCGGTGGTCGCGTCGGGCGACCTCTTCGTCGATCTGGCCGACGTCGATGGTGTCGTAAGCCCGAGCCGGGATGACCTGCAGGGCCAGGTCAGGGCCGATGTGGCGATCGATCGAGAGTTCTTGCTGTCCCGGCTCCGGGCGGCCGTCAGGAGCGACGACGACAAGACCATCACGCGCATCGCGTTCGACGCAAAGAAGGTGGCCTACCTGATCGAAGGCCACGTCAAGATCGCGGGATTCCGGGGGCCATCCTTTTCGATCAGCATGACCGCGGACGCCGCCGGCAGGCTGGTGATCGACGGGTCCTCATGGCTGGGCTGGCTGCTGCGGCTCGTTGGCCTGCCGACGGTGGCCGATCGGCTGGCGCAAGCGCTGCAAGGCAGCGGCGCCCCGATCCACGTCTTGCGCGAGGGTGAGCGCCTGGTGGTCGCTGGTATCCAGGACCTTCCCGTGCCGCTCGGCTCCGAGCAGACCCGTCTGACGCTCACGGACTACACGCCCGAACCCGGCCGCAGCGGCCCCTTCAAGATCGATCCGGACGGGCGCATCCTCGTGTCGCTCGCCGGTGCGGTCAAGGGCGAGCTGAGGCGGACCGGGACCGGCAGGCCGGGGGGGCAACCGGATCGCGCCGCGCTCCAGGTGCAATTCGTGATGCGGGCCGACCGGTCGGTGACTACCAACGTCACCGGCAGCGCGACGCTTGGCATCACCCAGACTCAGCTCGATGGCCTGATGGGGCCGCGCGGGGAGATCCTCCACCCCCTCCTCAAGTCCGGCAGTGCGCGCATCGCGGATCTGCGCATCGACGGGAACTACACCGAGGCAGGCAACTGGGACGCAACCGTCACGGGCCGCGCCAGGATCGAGACGCCGCAAGGCTTGCGCGTCGACGCTCCATTCGAGTCGCGGCTGGCCGGCGGAGGCGAGGCGCTCGGCGTGATCGCCGGTCCGGTGGACTACCGCGATCCTTACAACGGCCAGCAGCGCATCGACCGCGTCTCGTTGCGCCGGGGACCGGAGGGCATCGCCCTGGATGTGTCCCAGGCGCAACCGCCCCCGCTTGCCGTCGGCTACCAGGCCAATCGCCTCGGCCTCCTGCTCGGCGGCGACCGCTACTTCACCGAGCTGCTGCGGCTGGTGGCTGCCGCCCGCGAGGGCATCATGATCGAGAGCCTTGGTTTCTCGGCCGAGGAGCGGCCTACCCAGCTGCTGGAAGCGTTGCTGCAGCGGGCTGGCGGGCTCGGCCCGGGCGGGTACGACGGCAAGGGCCTGGCCGTCCGTCTGCTGGTCGATCCGACCATCGGTGGCAACTTCCCGGGAGCCGTCCTGGCGACCCTCGAAGGCAGCGGGACCGAGCCGTGGGCCAGGCGCTGGGTCGAGGACGTCCGGGCGGGAAAGGGCCGGTACGCCGCCATCCCGCCTGGCCGGCGCGAGGAGTTCCTGACCCGGGTGCGCGCCAACTTGCGCGTCCAGGAGCACCCGGGCGGCCTGGCGCGGGCGGATCACCGCAAGGTCGTGGTCGTGGACGGCCTGCTGGGCGTCACGGGCGGCATCAACATCGGCCAGGGCCACCTCTCGACAGTCCAGGACGTCATGGTCCCGGTGATCGGGCCGGCCGTCCGGGACATGGCCGAGGCGTTCCTCGCGACCTGGGAAGAAGATGGCGGAGCGGTCTCGGCCGCGGATCGCGCCATCTTCGTCAAGCCCGCCGCGACCAGCGCTGCCGAGGGTGGCGCCCGTTTCGGCAACCTGGTGGCCTCCGCCCCGGCCCAGTCCCGGGTGCTCCTGACCGACGATCGCCGCCAGGACATCGAGACGGCGTACCTCGAGGCGATCGGCAACGCCAGGCGTACCCTCGAACTGGAGCAGCAGTACATCACCGACGATCGCGTCGTGGCCGCCCTGGAGCAAGCCGTCCGGCGGGGCGTGGCCGTGACGATCGTCGTGCCCGAGGATCGCAGCGACGAGTTCGGCCGGGCGACCGACCTGGCCATGCTGCGATTGCTGCAGGCCTCGAGCGAGCCCGGCGCCGCGGCGGTGGACCTGCGTTACTACCAGACGCGGGGCGAGTGGCGCTACTACGTACACTCCAAGGTGCTGGTAGCCGACGGCGAGCGGACGCTTGTCGGCTCGGCCAACCTCGAACAGCGCGCCATGCGGGGCCTGGCGTGGACGGGCGCCGGACGCCTGCTGTGGAACAAGGAGCTGGATCTGGACGTGGCCGACGGCAGCTTCGCGCAGCAGGTCGGGCGGGACCTTTTCGGCAAGGACACGGCCCGGGCGGAGTCGCGCGACATCTGGGAGCAGATCGCCGCCCGGCGCCTGGAAGGCGAGCGGGCCGAGCAGCTTGCCCGGCTCGGGGCGGCGGGGTCCGCTCAGCAGGAAGATAGCCTGGCGAGCGAGTTGCAGGCTCGTTACCGCGCCGAGACGAACGATCTCCTGGCCGCCATTGGCGACGGCCCGGCCAGGCGGGCTCTCCAAGGAACTCTGGCCGACACGGATCGGCTCTGGGCGGCCCAATGGAGCCAGACCGCCAGGATGGCAAACGCGGTTCGCGAGGCCGCCCGCGGCTACCGCCGGGATCCTGCCGGTTCGGAGCAGAAGTTGCGGGAGCTGGGAGAGCAGATGCGGCTCCGGATCGCCGCGGGCCTGCCGGCCGGCCGCGGAAGCGACGCCGAACAGCACCTCGCGGGCGCGCCACTTGACGCCTTGCTTGCGAGGCTGCGCGCCGATCCGGATGGCGCGGCCGACCAGGTGGGCGCGGTGACCGGCACCTGGGCCCTGGCTACGGCACACCTCGCGCTCGTCCGGCTCGAGGGAGCCCAGGGGGCGGCCTACCGGGCCGGCGGCTACCGGCAGTTCCAGGCGGTCGCCCGCCAGGCCCTACGGCCCGACGAGCGGGAGGCGCAGGTGACCGAGGCCC